TTGAGGACAAAATGCAGAACAAAAATTAGATCTGCTCAGCTGTTTAATAAAATAGCAACAGTAGTTTAAAAGTGACCTaatatgcttccttgaacaggttaggataaaacaatgttcattacattttttgcacaagtcatttttagataatgagattttagtctgctcagttcggcctattttgagctctttTGTAATGAGCTACTTTGGGGCCTGTTGtccctttaaatccaaataagctgctgcttttcacaCCCCCCCCCAATTCcacatttactgaaacaaacagatgcgcaattaccTAACTtaacatatttgaaaagcataaGTAGAGCCTCTGACACAACCAATAAGGATGCAGCAAAGTGGCTTCTAAACGGTAAGTAAACAACAAATCATTAGTCTTTACCAGCCGCCactgtacagcacatacagcggtaaaaTCAGCTGATCAAACGTTGTAGAGCTAAGGTTCAGTTGCTatgtaacgggctgggcttcattggggttgctaggtgattgGCAGCGCCTGCTGATTTGACTTTACATTCCAGAAGTTTTTGAAATGGGTCCATTTCCAgacaccaaacaaacaaacttagCGCCAAAATCCAGCTGGGAGGTCTTTCTTAAGCACTTGGTccgtttttagaagcagttgagatcCAAGTGGAAATACAATGTCCCATTTAAAGGACAAGCAGGGTTTTGAAGTGTGGTTCTGTTTAAAGGTAATTAGCAGTTAGTATTTTACTCACAGTAAATATCTCACTCTCATCTTGAAACAATTCCAGTCTCAAAATTATCATAGCGGTTTTGCCAACAGTTTTATAAACCCTAGAAGCATTGTCACATAAGCCCAAATCCACTTTTGCATggcaaattaaatataaataaatgtatctcATACTTGCAGCACCACTAGAACCGCTTTCGGTCTGAAAGTATTTAAGgcaatataaagaaaaataacataaaatagtgttaaaatatttcagcttttaagCTACTTTACTTTTATATCAGTTACTGTGACACAAAATACTTCACATCTCTCACTTCTCCAGACGTTTTTTAGACTGGAACATATTACATTCACTCCTACTTCCATTtcctgtgaaaacaaacattggcTTCTGTGTATGAAACCATCCAATACAAAACTTTTCCAACAAGTAGCCTTCACATAAATGGattgacaatattttaaaattatttagttttagtaCCGTTTTGACTAGATATTAGCTTCAGCCTCTGGGTCCGTCTAGATTTTGCTGACACCAAGAGTGTTTTCTACTTCAGGTAAAATATTAGTAGCCAATAACCTTTTAAACAGAATGCATAGCATCTTGTTTTGACCTTGTCTCTGTCTCATCGAGGCGAGGCTTTGAAGTGCTACACCTGCATGGGCTCTAATAACGATGACTGCAACCGACAAGGCTCCAAATCCTGTCCCAGCTACTCTGACGCCTGTGCAGTGGTGGTGGGCCATGACAGTAAGTTTGACGTTTCTTGAAGGTGTCTCTATCTCCTTTTGCTCATTTAGTTTCTACCTCCTGTTATTCAGACAACATTTGCACTACGTTTTTGTGTTCGTTCTGCTGGCGTGCACATGACTGTGTGTGACAGTGTTTGCTGAAATCCGACCAGCTGTTGTCTGGAGAAACGTCCCAACCTGCAGGaggtttgaggtttttttttggagaatGAAGCTTTTTGCCTCTACTTGACAAATACCCTTAATTAGGACACCATGTGGTGCTTCAGcataaacattttagtttattcattttttttatttagaaaaaaatactttgaagtaaCTGATAAGTTACTGATTAGTTCTATTTAAAGTTAGAACTAATCATAAATTAATTGTAGGTTACTTCAATAGTTTGGGCCAAATACAGTTGTTTTAGTTACCTGTAAGAGTCCAAGCTCAAGATATTTAAGGGGGACAATTAAATGTGTGTGAAATGTCAAATCCTGTTGCCTGTGGTCGCAGCAGCTTCTTATCAAACCTGcagtgattttaaaatatccatCATCCCAGATGCCTgcagtagttttttttaatttggttgTCAGTAGCAACACAGTACTTTTTCGCAACAGCTGTTTTCACTGCTGGTGTACTGATTGGCTTCTGTGAGACAGCTGTTAAATGGATGTGTCTCTCACATATATTTCTGTGTGTCTCATAAGGTGGCGTGATGAAGTCGTGTTCCTACAAGTCTTTCTGCAGTCAGGCCAGCAGCCAGGGATACAGAGCGCCAGGGGTCAGAGTTCACTGCTGCTACAGTGACGACTGCAACATTAAAAGCTTCGCCTCTCCGCTGCCAGGATTCAGCTTTTGGCTGCTGTCTTTTCTGCTACTTTTGCACTGACTTTTTTTCACAGGACACACAGACAACCTGATCATGCCAACAAGAATCCATTCAGCATTCAAATGCCAACAAAATGCCAAAAAACTGCCTGTTTTCACACTTGATGTCATCCTACTGATCACTACTCCACTTAACTTTGGTTAATGTATTTATCGGAGTGCAAGACATTAAGAAAATGCTGCATACTGAGCAGTGAAGTAATGCTTATGAACCGTATCAATAAATCAGTCAACTAGCTGCATCTTTGATGGCAGATAGGCATGGA
The Xiphophorus hellerii strain 12219 chromosome 22, Xiphophorus_hellerii-4.1, whole genome shotgun sequence genome window above contains:
- the ly6pge gene encoding lymphocyte antigen 6 family member pge; this encodes MTTVHYCLLLLFVFLLPTYSEALKCYTCMGSNNDDCNRQGSKSCPSYSDACAVVVGHDSGVMKSCSYKSFCSQASSQGYRAPGVRVHCCYSDDCNIKSFASPLPGFSFWLLSFLLLLH